In the Pedobacter cryoconitis genome, TTAATCACAGAAGAAGTCTTGTTTCTCCAGAGATTACGCAAAGCGATTTTTAAGTTGAGTCTGAACATGTCAGCAATGATTTATTTAATTAAACAAATACAATTGATCTGCAATTTACTAAGTTTATGCCAAGAGTTGTTTTTGTTTTAAATCGTTGCTGTACAGTGTTTTAATTTTTAATCGTTTGTGGGTTTGTTCACTATCGAACGGTAGGCGTACACTGCCGGACAGTGGAAGTTTACAGCAAAATCCCAAACCTGATATTTTGGAGATTCTACTGGCTTCCAGGATTAAATGTCGTTGTATGTGCTGAGATACATTATATCCTGTTATTTTATTGACAGTATCATTCAAGTGAGAAACTGATATGGACATGCAGCTTGCATACTGCGAAGGTCTTTTCCAGGTTTTATAATTACGTTTCAGTAAAATCTGAAATTGTTGTTCAAGATTCGCAGTTCTGCTTTCCATTGGTGAACTGTGTTTAGCAGATAAAGTGGAACCTATTATTAAATTAAGAATGGACAACAAAAGAGAATGAACGGCCTGGTAATGATATATATTTTCTGCATTATTGTACATCTTATACATTAAGCCACTCATCTCTGCAAGCTGTTGTTGCAAATCTTTATCTAAAATAAAATCATGGATTTGATTTTGATGCAGTAAAGCTTGCAGCTCGGCAGAAATAATATCTGGAAGAAAATCAATATTATATACTTCAACATCATTGATGGCGATGAGTTGATGCACCTGTTCTGGCTGGATAAGTAATACAAAAGGTCCCTCAAAAGAAAGTTCTTTAAAGTCCAGCATTACCTTCATTGTGCCTTGTAAACTCACGATCAAGATATACTGTTTGTCTCTATGGGGCACAAATATGTTATGAGCAATACTTTTTTCTATGGTCCAGTTTTTGGTAATTGATATCCCGATTTTATTGGAAGATGAGATGTCAAACTCCAATATATCTTTATTCCTGCTATCCATTAAACTTTATCATGAAAAACGGGTTTTAATATAATTTCATTAACTGTTTGAATAGTTGGTTTTTAATCTTTAAGTGGTGATGCTAAAGATTGTGCCAAATGTATCAATCCAATTTTAATAAAAACAGTTATTTAAGATAAAAAGACGAAGAAATTGGTTGTTTGTAAGTATAATAAGCTTTTTATTGGTCTATAGATTACATTAAATTAGTCAATATACTTCAGCATACGCTTTGAAGACAAAAGCAATAATCTGATAATTTCTTCAATATCTTGCTCCACTAAAAATATTAGCATAGATTTGTGTGCTGCTGAATTCCTGCAGCATTACTATATGGAGCCTAATTCTTCTATATTCCTAAACAATGATCAGCTCCGAAAGGAATCTCCTGGTGGATTGGAGAAAAATCTGAGGAATCATTATGGAGAAACAGCATGGCATCGAAATTGGAAAGCAGCTTTTCCAGAGGCCTTCAGAGAGGTAAGTTTTTCTGATGTAAAAATGGGAGAACTTCATCGCGCAGATGTACATACTCCTTGCGGTACTACCCTTGAATTTCAGAATTCTCCTATTTGCCTGGAAGAATTAAAAAGCAGAGAAGCTTTTTATCCGAAGCTGATCTGGATTCTGAACGGGAAAAAATTTAAAGGTTTCCGGGTTTTGAAAAACTTACCGGATGTAGATGATCCCAGAATTGCTGCTTATGATTTCTGCAATACAGACCATCTGTCGATGATCAGAAAGGCTGATTTCCTACAAGGGACAACCCGGGTGCTGAATTTTCAACATCCTGAACTTAAGAAACTTCCACTAACCTCTTATTATTACTCATTTTGCTGGAAGCATCCGCATCGGGTATGGTATCAGGCCAAAAATCCAATCATTGTGGATTTGGGAGGACATTTTATTTATCAGCTGAAGCAGCGCAGGCAACTATCCGAAGATTATCCCTACCTGCATATGATGACCAGAAAATCCTTTATTGAGCAATATGTCTGCTGATTTTATTAAAGTATTACAACCTATTGTGCACTACAGTTTCCATTTTTTAGTGCCTGGAGCTATTGCATTTTTATTTTTCAGAGCGCAGTGGAAGCGGGCATGGCTCATCATGATCTGCACTATGCTGGTAGACGCTGATCATTTATTAGCGACACCAATATTTGATCCTGGAAGATGCAGTATTGGTTATCATCCACTGCATTCTTATTATGCTATTGCATGTTACTTTATATTGCTGCTGTTCCCTAAAACCAGGATAATTGCAGTTGGATTATTGTTTCATATGTTTACGGATTGGCAGGACTGCCATTGGGCTGATATTGCAATGAACCTGCAAAGTATTATTGTTTTGTTTTGACATTGGTCGTGGGAAAGAAGCCATCCTTGAAATTAAAACCCATAATATTTGTTTCAACCACTTTTTAGCTCACACTATTTTTGATTGGGTGATTAATTTAGATAATTTGGGGCAACAGCAAATTATATGCTACTGCCAAATTAAACTTATTGATAAGATATACATTAAATGGATAGGGAAAAAACCACCGCGATACCTCTGCAAACAAAACAACATTTCGAAATTTTAGATGGATTAAGGGGCATTGCAGCCTTAGCAGTTGTCGTATTTCATTTTATGGAATGGGTTTTTACAGATCCCAGCAAGAACTTTATCGGACATGGTTTCTTAGCTGTCGATTTCTTCTTTTGTCTTTCAGGGTTTGTAATCGGGTATGCCTATGACAATCGGATAGTAAAAATGGGAATGCTTAACTTTTTTTCATCAAGGATCATCAGGCTGCATCCATTGGTTATAGCAGGTTCTGTACTGGGGTTGCTGGCATTTTTGTTTGACCCCTTTGGCGGCCACCTCGAATTGTATAGCACTGGTAAAATCATTTTGACTTTTTTTTGCTCGCTCTTCCTTATTCCCTTACCAGTAATAGCTGACCGTGGATTTAACCTGTTCAGCTTCAATGCACCGGCATGGTCGTTGTTTTGGGAATATGTTGCCAATATTGTTTATGCATTCGTACTTTATAGGATAGCCCGTGGCTACCTGTTGCTGTTGACCTTACTATCGGCCGTGGCTATTTGCTATGTAGCTTACCATTCCGGCAATTTATTAGGTGGCTGGAGCGGTCCAACCTTTTGGGATGGAGGCGTTAGGATAGCGTATTCTTTTTTAGCAGGGTTACTTATTTACCGCTCCAACTGGATTATTAAAAACAGACTTGGATTTATCGGCCTGGCCATATTACTGCTTCTGGCCTTTATAATGCCATTTTCAAAATGGAACTGGTTATCCGAACCTCTGATCGTACTGTTTTACTTTCCCTTGCTGATTGCTTTGGGAGCAGGCGCTACTTTGGCAGCTGACTTGAAAAAAGTTTGTATATTTTCTGGAAAGATCTCTTACCCATTGTACATGACGCATTATGCTGTGTTATGGATGTTCGGTAATTATTATACCAGTCATAAACCTGGTAATATGCATTTGACTTTCATCATCCTGTCAGGGCTAATTCTGTTAGTTGGGGCAGCATACCTGGTCATGGTATTTTACGATATCCCTGTAAGAAAATATTTAAGCGATAAACGGAATGCCAAACAAAAAGCTAATAATGTTTAGATCAGCCTGGCGTTTCAAATATTTGTCCTATTAATCAATTTTAAACAGCCAAAACAGCTTATTGCTGCCTAACCGGGAAACCCTTAGTCGTTTATAATACTACTGATGGTGACCTTGATCACCTAATGATACTGACGTTTAAAAAATCATTCCTTGATTTGCTTACAAGCTTCAGGGGTTTGCATACATCCGCGTGATTTGGCTTACCGACCTTTGGATTATGGAAATAAAACAAATAGCATTGGGCAGCCAGGGTTTGGTTGTGCCTATGATCGGCCTGGGCTGTATGGGGATGACGGGTTTTGAAAACGCGCATATGTATGGTCCTGCGGATGAGCAGGAAGCAATCGCAACGATTCAACGTTCGCTTGAATTAGGTGGTAATTTTTTAGATACTGCCGATCTGTACGGACCGTTGAAGAATGAACAGTTAATCGCTAAAGCGATTAGTGGTAAACGTGATCAGTATATTTTAGCGAGCAAGTTTGGCTGGGAGATTGATGATAACAATAAGGTAACCTGGGCCATCAATGGTAAGAAAGATTATGTTAAGAAATCTTTGGAGCGTTCGCTCAAAAATCTGAATACGGATTACATCGATCTGTATTACCTGCACCGTCTGGATAAAAATACGCCAATCGAAGAAACAGTTGAGGCGATGGCTGAGCTGGTTCAGGAAGGTAAAGTGGGTTATATCGGTTTATCGGAAGTTTCGTCTGAAACAGTTAAGCGGGCGCATGCCGTGTACCCAATCACTGTCGTACAAAGCGAGTATTCTTTGTTCGAGCGAACGGTAGAAGAACGTGGGGTTTTGGCAACCTTAAAGGAACTGGGTATTGGTTTTGTAGCTTACTCACCGCTGGGCCGTGGATTCTTATCCGGACAGATCAAAAGTATCGATGACCTGCCTGAGAATGATTTCCGCAGGGCAATCCCGCGTTTCCAGGGCTTACAGTTCGACAAGAATATTGAATTGGTGAAAGCTATTGAAGTCATGGCTGAAGCCAAGCATGTTACTTCTTCGCAACTGGCATTGGCCTGGACCATGAGCAAAGGCATCCTGCCGATCCCGGGAACAAAACGCCGGAAGTACCTGGAGCAAAACATTGCGGCTACAACTATTGTATTAACTCAGGCGGATCTATCACAGCTGGAAAGCATTGTGCCTTTAGGTACGGATACCGGCGCGCCTTATGATGAGTTCAGTATGAGCTTAATTGATTAATTTTGTTTATGAACTCCATTAACTCTATATCCGAATTTCACCGTTTGCTGTCCTTAACAGAGCCCCGACATCCGCTGGTGAGCGTGATCAATCTGGCGGAAAGTGTTTTTTTGGAAGATGAAATCTGGAAAGGTTTCATTAACCGCTTTTATTGCGTGGCGCTGAAACGCGAAGCCAAAGGTAAGATCAGGTACGGACAGCAGCATTATGATTACGATAAAGGAGTATTGAGTTTTACTGCGCCTAACCAGGTGCAACAACTGGATCTGCAAAATATGGAATGCGGGTCCGGTTATCTCCTGATCTTTCACCCGGACTTCCTGTTACAACATAAGCTGGCAAACGACATTCATCAATACGGTTTTTTCGATTACGCAGTTAACGAAGCGCTGCACTTATCGGCCGGGGAAGAAGATGACCTGATCACGATCCTTCATAAAATCGATAAGGAGTGCCAGCATATCGATAAGCATACTCAGGAGATCATTCTGACGCATATAGAGAGCCTGCTAAAATATTCCAACCGTTTTTATGAGCGGCAGTTTTTAACCCGTAAGAATAATAATTCAGCGCTGCTGACCAGGTTTGAGCAGTTGATCGATGACTACTTTAACAGCGATGTACAGGGTTTACTCACCGTACAATATATTGCTGCGCAGCTGAACCTGTCACCGAACTACCTGAGTGACCTGCTTCGGGTTCATACCGGGCAGAACACTCAGCAGCATATTCATGAAAAACTGATCGCGAAAGCCAAAGAAAAACTTTCCACGACCAGTCTTCCGGTCAGCGAGATCGCTTATGCCCTGGGTTTTGAGCATGCGCAATCCTTTAGCACGCTTTTCAAAAAGAAGACAAATTTATCGCCGCTTGAATTTCGTCAGGCTTTTAACTGATGACCACGGACAAACTGTGTCCCGGCCATGTGTTTTTGTATAAAGTATGGTGTGTTTAAAGCCTTTCGTTATTGACAAGACAAAACTCTGGTTAAAAAAGAAGAATGATGTATGACTTTATCACATTTAACTCAAACTCAGTGATTATGTAATGCAGGTCACAATGATGGCCTTAAGGTCTGAAATTTACGGTAGATAGTATTAAAAATACAGGGAGTCTATGATTTCTGCTATTGCAGATAAATGGTTAATAATCCTAAACTCCGAACGCAAGAATTTAAATCAAATTGATCATTTTTTGAATACAGATATCAAAGGATAATGGGTTCTGTTCCAATCAAGTCTATCGTTTTTCCATATATAAATTCTTTGCATGAACAACATTGAACCTAAATTGATTATACCGGTATTTCATATCAATTAAATAGGTGTCTTTTGATGCCGAAAATCTATGGGTTTGAAATTATTGTTTTCAAGGAGGAGGCCAAAAACTTTTGTGAAAATCAGATCCTCTTATAAATTCTTAATTAGATAACTTAAATTCTATGAATATAATTTATTATTGTGGTTAAAATGCGTTTTGGAAGCATTTTAATGAGGAGATGCCAGAAATAAAATGACGAAATAAATAAATCAGCCTCTGGTTTTCATTTATAGATGTAACCATGCAATTAAAATTTATATTTTTTATAAATACGATTTATTGAAGTCTATTTAGTGAAATTTAGTTGTCTTTCTTCAGCTAAAGAAGTATAGGGTTATCTTCCATAAAAGACAATTATTTTAACATTATCATATTAGTTTTTATATTATCATTAATTATCCGGATAAAATGAATTTATTAACTTTTTTTTATCATAATTGAATATACAATTTGTTTATGTAATTAATGTTTGTAATATTTGTTAATAATAAACAGTGCCAAATATTTGCCTAAATAATTAGTATAGTTAAATACATCAACAGACTTTTAAAGATTGATTACCAGGAGTAGAAAAGCTACCGGAGCTTCAGCTGAATTTTCTAAGAAATTAGGAATCAGAAAAAGAAAAATTTTAAAGTTGATTGGGTAATTTACGGCTATTGGAATGTTGTGTGTTGCTATAAATTAAACAATTTAATCATGAAAAGTAATAATCTTAAAATCAACAAGGGAATAATTATCTCGCTTGATGAAGACAATTGTTTGAATTAACAGACACCCAGAAACAATATAGTGATAAACTAAGGCTTTTAAATGTGCCTTGAAACAAGCATGCGCAAGGATAGAACCATATTGCAATGCTTAATTTGAATATACTTTATAATTTGATGAACGAGATAGAGATTTTATCCAATATTTTTTGGCAGAACAAAACTAAAAACAAAGAAAAAGTTATTTTCTCAAAAGGGGAAGTTAAACATGTTAAAATAGAAATTTCAAAACATCAACTTGAAAGTTTTACAAAAGTTTCAAAAAATAATTTTCTGTCAAAGTTTTCAATTGTTTCTTCTGTTTTTTCGTTCATCATAAGTGATTATTTTGAAAATTATCAGGGTATAATTAAAGTATACCCATCCCACCTGATCGATTTAGATAAATGCCTATTGCTGGAAATTGAGGATAATAACCCAGAAACATTTAAAGAGCTATTGCAATACGTTACTTATGAGATTAAAGAAGCTTTTTCTCATAAACATTATAATACTTTAGAATTGGATCTTGAATTGTTTTCTAATTTTTCAATTCAATTTGGGCAAAAAACGGCAGTTTTAAAAGATGATATCTCTTTGTTATATGAGGAAACAGAAGACAGCCTGGTTTTAACATGTTATTATCAGCCTGGACTTCTGGAATGTGTTATTGAAAGTTTACTGCGCAATATTGCAAATATTCTTTCCCATTATACATTGCTATTAAATAGTCAGCTATGTTTATATTCTTTTGTTACTGATTGGGAAAAAGAACGCATTCTTAAATTCAACCCAACAGCGGTTGAATATACCGACAATAAGACCATTGTTGAGTTGTTTGAAGAGCAGGTAGAAAAAAGTGGTGACGATACAGCCATTCTTTTCGAAGGCGTGGAACTTAGCTACGGCAAGCTTAACGAGGCCGCAAATCAGCTTGGCAGATATCTCCGGAAAAATTATCATATTAAGGCAAACGACCTGGTTGCAATAAAACTAAATAGGAGCGAACATATGCTTATCGCGATTCTGGGTATCCTGAAGAGCGGAGCTGCTTATGTACCCATAGATCCAGAATATCCTCAGGATAGAATAGACTACATAGCGCAGGATGCAAAAGCTAAAGTTACAATAGACGCAGAATTCCTGCTGAAATTTGAATCAGAAAAAAAAGCTTATACCAAAGAAAACCTTCCTATTATAAGCGCACCCGAAAGCCTCGCTTATGTTATTTATACTTCTGGTACAACGGGCCGTCCGAAGGGCGCCATGATAGAGAACAATTCTCTGATCAACCGTTTACAGTGGATGCAGAAAGCCTATTCTCTTCATGCTGAAGATACTTTGATACAAAAAACGACTTATTCTTTTGATGTATCTGTATGGGAGTTGATTTGGTGGATGCTTTATGGTGCAAGACTTTCTGTTTTGGCACCTGGTTCAGAAAAAAATCCTGCTGCGCTCATTGATCATATCGCTAATAATAAGGTAACGGTAATTCACTTTGTACCATCAATGCTACAGGTGTTTTTGCAATATCTGGAAACGGATCTAAACTCGGTCCGTCAATTAGTTAGCCTTCGCCAGGTATTTGTTAGTGGTGAAGCATTAACAATTTCACAGCGAACATTATTCTATAAACTACTGCCAAATGTTTCATTGATGAATTTATATGGCCCAACGGAGGCGAGCATTGATGTTACATTTTATGATTGTATTGAAGCGCATTTTGCAGGGAGTGTCCCTATAGGCAAGCCAATCGACAATACCCGTATTTATATACTTGATAAAAAAAAGACTTTGGTTCCCATCGGAATTGCAGGTAAACTCTATATATCAGGCGTTGGGTTATCGAGGGGCTATTTGAATAAGCCTGAATTGACATCTGAAAAATTTATAGAGAACCCTTTTGAAGATGGAGGCAGGATGTATGATACTGGAGATTTGGCCAGGTGGCTGCCAGATGGCAATATAGAATATTTGGGGAGGAAAGATTTTCAGTTAAAGATACGGGGCTTTAGAATAGAGCTTGGGGAAATAGAGACAAATATATTGAATTTCAGTCCGGCTATTAAACAGGTAATTGCTGATGCGAAAGAAGTAAATGGAGAAAAAGTATTGGTTTCTTACTACGTTGTAAATAACGGATCAACAGTAAATAAAACTGAACTCCGTGAATATCTGCAAAATAAACTGCCCGGGTATATGGTGCCAGGTTTCTTTGTTGAGTTGGAGAATATTCCATTGACCCCTAATGGTAAAGCCGACCGTAAGGTATTACCTGATGTTATTTGGCAAGATTTGATCAGAGGAGTGTATATAGCTCCGAGAAATGAGAACGAATATCAACTTGCAAAAATATGGCAGGAGGTATTGGGAGTAAATCAGGTAGGGGTTACAGCTAATTTTTTTGAACTGGGAGGTCATAGTTTAATGGTGGCCCAGGTTCTGAACAGGATCTACAAAAAATTGGGTATGCAGATAACCTTTAAAGATTTCTTTGCTTATCCTACTATCGAAGGCAATGACAAATGCCTCAAGAGTAAACATTACACTCCCATACCAAAATCAGCAGTACAGGAGAATTATCCGTTAACCCCATCGCAGCACAGACTTTGGGTGCTTAGTCAATTAGAAGGTGGTTCGCAGGCCTATAACATGCCAGCTATAGTTACCTTAAAAGGAAACCTTAATATCAGCTATTTTGAAAAAGCCTTCAGTATTTTTATAAACAGGCACGAAATACTTAGAACATCATTCAGGCTGGATAATATATCGGGTGAAATCCGCCAGTACGTTGCTCCGAAAGAAGAGATCAGGTTTAAAATTGAAGTGATTGATTTTACTGAAAAGAATGAAGCGGATATAGAAGAGTTTTTACAGGCGGCCAATGCCAAAACCTTTAATTTAGAACAATCTCCATTAATAAGAGCAACATTACTGAAGAGGAAAAAAGGCGAAAATCTATTTCTTCTGTCTATGCACCATATTATTGGTGATGGTTGGTCGACAGAGGTTCTGATATCAGAAGTAGTTGGCAATTATAACAAACTTCTTCAGGAGGGAGATCTGGAAGATGATGGGTTTGAAGAAAATGAATTGTCTATCCAATATAAAGATTATTCGGTATGGTTACAGGAAGAGATCAAAAGCGAAAAGTATCAAATTGCAGAAAAATATTGGTTAAAGCAACTTGAAGGTGAACTTCCGGTATTAGAATTACCGAGCTACAATACACGTCCGCTAATACGTACTTACAATGGAAACAGTGTAAGTCATCTGTTTTCGGAAGAATTTACAATAAAGCTCAAAAATTATTCAGCGAAACATGAATCTACGCTGTTCATGGTCCTGATGGCAGGTATCAAAGCTTTGCTTTACAGGTATTCTGGTCAGAAAGACATTATTGTCGGAACCCCGATAGCAGGAAGGGAACATCCAGATCTGGAAAACCAGATAGGGCTTTACATTAATACTTTGGTGATAAGAACGGTAATGGAGGATGACAATAATACTTTCGAAAGTTTATTGCAAAAGGAAAAATCTACCTTATTCTCTGCTTACGAACATCAGATGTATCCTTTTGATGAACTTGTAGCAAAGCTGAATAGCAAGAGAGATACAAGCAGGTCGGCGTTGTTTGATGTCATGGTCGTTTTCCAGAATCAAAGTCAGCTAAAATTAGGCAATACCAAAAATGATATAAAAGATTTAGAGATAGAGCGGTATGAATACCGCAGAAGAACATCTCAATTTGATTTGACATACAATTTTTCGGATGAAGGAAAACATATAAAACTGGATATCACCTATAATAAGGATATTTATGATGCACCGCTGATCAATAGAATGTTTAATCATTTCGAAAATCTGATCTCCCTGATCATAGATGATGAAGACAGCGGTAAGAGTATTGAAGAAACAGATTTCCTTACTGAAAAAGAATACCAGCAACTTCTCGTTGAATTTAATGAGGTAAAAGTAACAAATCCGGAAAACAGAACCATAATCGATAGGTATGAAGCGCAGGCATTTCTGGTACCGGATAATATTGCCCTCGTTTTTGGTGATGTGAAGCTTACCTACCGCGAATTATATGGCAAGGTTAATACCATAGCTTCTATCCTTGGGAGCCGCGGTATAAACCCTGGAGATAATGTGATTGTAAGTATACCCCTTTATCCCGAAAAGGCCATTATCAGTGCTTTGAGTATTATGAAATTGGGTGCAGTATATGTTCCTGTAGAGGCTGATGTTCCGGATGAGCGTTTGAAGTTTATTGTTGAAGACGTTCGGGCTAAAATAGCTTTAGTAGACCTGGATACTGTATCCAGATTTTCAGGATTACTCCCTTTATTAGCCATAGAGAAAACAGAACTTCTGGAAGAAGAGCATAGTGTGGTTAAGAACAGGTCACAACAAGATGAAATGGCATATATTATTTACACTTCAGGATCTACAGGTAATCCGAAGGGGGTAATGATCAGCCACAGCAATCTCAGCGATTATTTTGACGGGCTTGATTCAAAAATATCCATCGCAGCCAATAACTCATTTGCCATGATGTCTACTATTTCTACAGATCTTGGTAATACTGTTTTGTATTCATCATTAATCCATGGTAAAACTCTTCATGTTTTTACCCGTTCTCAATTGAGAGATGTAGAATATATCAAAAAATATTTTAGCGATACAAATGTAGACTGTATCAAGGTTGTTCCTTCTTATTGGAAAGAGTTGGTGCAGGATA is a window encoding:
- a CDS encoding AraC family ligand binding domain-containing protein gives rise to the protein MDSRNKDILEFDISSSNKIGISITKNWTIEKSIAHNIFVPHRDKQYILIVSLQGTMKVMLDFKELSFEGPFVLLIQPEQVHQLIAINDVEVYNIDFLPDIISAELQALLHQNQIHDFILDKDLQQQLAEMSGLMYKMYNNAENIYHYQAVHSLLLSILNLIIGSTLSAKHSSPMESRTANLEQQFQILLKRNYKTWKRPSQYASCMSISVSHLNDTVNKITGYNVSQHIQRHLILEASRISKISGLGFCCKLPLSGSVRLPFDSEQTHKRLKIKTLYSNDLKQKQLLA
- a CDS encoding competence protein — translated: MEPNSSIFLNNDQLRKESPGGLEKNLRNHYGETAWHRNWKAAFPEAFREVSFSDVKMGELHRADVHTPCGTTLEFQNSPICLEELKSREAFYPKLIWILNGKKFKGFRVLKNLPDVDDPRIAAYDFCNTDHLSMIRKADFLQGTTRVLNFQHPELKKLPLTSYYYSFCWKHPHRVWYQAKNPIIVDLGGHFIYQLKQRRQLSEDYPYLHMMTRKSFIEQYVC
- a CDS encoding DUF6122 family protein: MSADFIKVLQPIVHYSFHFLVPGAIAFLFFRAQWKRAWLIMICTMLVDADHLLATPIFDPGRCSIGYHPLHSYYAIACYFILLLFPKTRIIAVGLLFHMFTDWQDCHWADIAMNLQSIIVLF
- a CDS encoding acyltransferase family protein produces the protein MDREKTTAIPLQTKQHFEILDGLRGIAALAVVVFHFMEWVFTDPSKNFIGHGFLAVDFFFCLSGFVIGYAYDNRIVKMGMLNFFSSRIIRLHPLVIAGSVLGLLAFLFDPFGGHLELYSTGKIILTFFCSLFLIPLPVIADRGFNLFSFNAPAWSLFWEYVANIVYAFVLYRIARGYLLLLTLLSAVAICYVAYHSGNLLGGWSGPTFWDGGVRIAYSFLAGLLIYRSNWIIKNRLGFIGLAILLLLAFIMPFSKWNWLSEPLIVLFYFPLLIALGAGATLAADLKKVCIFSGKISYPLYMTHYAVLWMFGNYYTSHKPGNMHLTFIILSGLILLVGAAYLVMVFYDIPVRKYLSDKRNAKQKANNV
- a CDS encoding aldo/keto reductase gives rise to the protein MEIKQIALGSQGLVVPMIGLGCMGMTGFENAHMYGPADEQEAIATIQRSLELGGNFLDTADLYGPLKNEQLIAKAISGKRDQYILASKFGWEIDDNNKVTWAINGKKDYVKKSLERSLKNLNTDYIDLYYLHRLDKNTPIEETVEAMAELVQEGKVGYIGLSEVSSETVKRAHAVYPITVVQSEYSLFERTVEERGVLATLKELGIGFVAYSPLGRGFLSGQIKSIDDLPENDFRRAIPRFQGLQFDKNIELVKAIEVMAEAKHVTSSQLALAWTMSKGILPIPGTKRRKYLEQNIAATTIVLTQADLSQLESIVPLGTDTGAPYDEFSMSLID
- a CDS encoding helix-turn-helix domain-containing protein, which codes for MNSINSISEFHRLLSLTEPRHPLVSVINLAESVFLEDEIWKGFINRFYCVALKREAKGKIRYGQQHYDYDKGVLSFTAPNQVQQLDLQNMECGSGYLLIFHPDFLLQHKLANDIHQYGFFDYAVNEALHLSAGEEDDLITILHKIDKECQHIDKHTQEIILTHIESLLKYSNRFYERQFLTRKNNNSALLTRFEQLIDDYFNSDVQGLLTVQYIAAQLNLSPNYLSDLLRVHTGQNTQQHIHEKLIAKAKEKLSTTSLPVSEIAYALGFEHAQSFSTLFKKKTNLSPLEFRQAFN
- a CDS encoding non-ribosomal peptide synthetase, with protein sequence MNEIEILSNIFWQNKTKNKEKVIFSKGEVKHVKIEISKHQLESFTKVSKNNFLSKFSIVSSVFSFIISDYFENYQGIIKVYPSHLIDLDKCLLLEIEDNNPETFKELLQYVTYEIKEAFSHKHYNTLELDLELFSNFSIQFGQKTAVLKDDISLLYEETEDSLVLTCYYQPGLLECVIESLLRNIANILSHYTLLLNSQLCLYSFVTDWEKERILKFNPTAVEYTDNKTIVELFEEQVEKSGDDTAILFEGVELSYGKLNEAANQLGRYLRKNYHIKANDLVAIKLNRSEHMLIAILGILKSGAAYVPIDPEYPQDRIDYIAQDAKAKVTIDAEFLLKFESEKKAYTKENLPIISAPESLAYVIYTSGTTGRPKGAMIENNSLINRLQWMQKAYSLHAEDTLIQKTTYSFDVSVWELIWWMLYGARLSVLAPGSEKNPAALIDHIANNKVTVIHFVPSMLQVFLQYLETDLNSVRQLVSLRQVFVSGEALTISQRTLFYKLLPNVSLMNLYGPTEASIDVTFYDCIEAHFAGSVPIGKPIDNTRIYILDKKKTLVPIGIAGKLYISGVGLSRGYLNKPELTSEKFIENPFEDGGRMYDTGDLARWLPDGNIEYLGRKDFQLKIRGFRIELGEIETNILNFSPAIKQVIADAKEVNGEKVLVSYYVVNNGSTVNKTELREYLQNKLPGYMVPGFFVELENIPLTPNGKADRKVLPDVIWQDLIRGVYIAPRNENEYQLAKIWQEVLGVNQVGVTANFFELGGHSLMVAQVLNRIYKKLGMQITFKDFFAYPTIEGNDKCLKSKHYTPIPKSAVQENYPLTPSQHRLWVLSQLEGGSQAYNMPAIVTLKGNLNISYFEKAFSIFINRHEILRTSFRLDNISGEIRQYVAPKEEIRFKIEVIDFTEKNEADIEEFLQAANAKTFNLEQSPLIRATLLKRKKGENLFLLSMHHIIGDGWSTEVLISEVVGNYNKLLQEGDLEDDGFEENELSIQYKDYSVWLQEEIKSEKYQIAEKYWLKQLEGELPVLELPSYNTRPLIRTYNGNSVSHLFSEEFTIKLKNYSAKHESTLFMVLMAGIKALLYRYSGQKDIIVGTPIAGREHPDLENQIGLYINTLVIRTVMEDDNNTFESLLQKEKSTLFSAYEHQMYPFDELVAKLNSKRDTSRSALFDVMVVFQNQSQLKLGNTKNDIKDLEIERYEYRRRTSQFDLTYNFSDEGKHIKLDITYNKDIYDAPLINRMFNHFENLISLIIDDEDSGKSIEETDFLTEKEYQQLLVEFNEVKVTNPENRTIIDRYEAQAFLVPDNIALVFGDVKLTYRELYGKVNTIASILGSRGINPGDNVIVSIPLYPEKAIISALSIMKLGAVYVPVEADVPDERLKFIVEDVRAKIALVDLDTVSRFSGLLPLLAIEKTELLEEEHSVVKNRSQQDEMAYIIYTSGSTGNPKGVMISHSNLSDYFDGLDSKISIAANNSFAMMSTISTDLGNTVLYSSLIHGKTLHVFTRSQLRDVEYIKKYFSDTNVDCIKVVPSYWKELVQDKNTIDFPAKMIIFGGEELNSSIIANIRSKNKGISIINHYGPTETTIGKLLYNVNGKGISNKVPIGNVFGNNLGYVVDPKGNLCPLGVVGELLISGKGVSKGYINNMPLTNDSFIDYRLNDLNSKAYKTGDLVYRNEDGDIIYVGRADNQVKILGNRIEFGEIEKAVNTFPGIIDSVTHIILDEKGEKKIVSYIVTTNATYQTQEIKQYLKNKLPYFMVPHIIHPIDVIPLSSNGKVNRKALPKPQLDIASHYSSIPRNDLEREIAEVWAKLLNRELIDTRANFFEIGGNSLKGVRFVNYIRKKFNLDFGLEHIFQYPTIAEIADFMEKIGSKQRENAIVKINQKEGELFDLSSNQRRLWVLSHDENTSSAYNITSGLLVEGELDLEKLVSSYQHVLNKYDSFRSSFIFDGERPMQRIQDRVAPIVEIVHQEYIDEDQLQRILEKENDVAFNLEIAPLSRLKIYSISPVKHFLVLKAHHIITDGWSTGILIHEWFNSYKKLYHANELDQEKSEYSYQDFVNWQKEFNNGEKIKEGEKYWNEKLNSTFSLDLEDYDFFSKVQNKSNITTFKVEDQLYERMKLRSVEYKISVYSILLSSYYLTLYYLTKQRDIALGTSVAGRPEQEFENVIGFFVNTIPVTTHINPKYKLSEYAQQVYQNITADISHQYVSLESIISNIGTHLNELFLGRFVLNEDQYSFSELIETTDIRSVKLYTTDTTVSKFDHSMVMRISGNSLSGSIEYKSDKFSGQYMEFITKAYLKVLGIFIENPEAVVEENTYLVDMMKKEYIEKKQNNSFENFLKSIN